A stretch of Oncorhynchus mykiss isolate Arlee chromosome 12, USDA_OmykA_1.1, whole genome shotgun sequence DNA encodes these proteins:
- the brd4 gene encoding bromodomain-containing protein 4 isoform X1, producing the protein MDYKMHAKSNDLLDFQTLDALLEKMAHYSSVSVKREASEECNGISGALSVESSAPPSRLNNWCPAATAAPTPTLAPAPAPVPAPPVTSARMGDGLDATTVQMSSSGSSSSSQGGQPQPSTYVPTVPEFNPPPPEYINPSQPKRQTNQLQYLLKAVLKTLWKHHFSWPFQAPVDAVKLNLPDYYKIIKVPMDMGTIKKRLENSYYWNAQECIQDFNTMFTNCYIYNKPGDDIVLMAEQLEKMFLQKITEMPQDETEIAVMTGKGRGRGRREGGLNLKPGPTMDSPSTTPQTRGFSSHSPGPQTRGPPVQQQTQDQGPPSLPPQPLMQALPSRVPPTLPVHTHAHAPQLGAPYSLGPSDLPLQAPPKLPIMTTVPPPPTQTTLPPTSIQSTAPILQNPVPMAKQRKSQKRKADTTTPTANDQLSESSPAESKSGKTLPRRESARPTKLLKKEAPDSQHHLGLGIGLGLGGPVGPGVGAHSPKQQEQLRYCSSLVRDMLHKKHAAYAWPFYKPVDVDMLGLHDYHDIIKHPMDLATVKVKLDNRQYRDAQEFAADVRLMFSNCYKYNPPDHEVVAMARKLQDVFEMRFAKMPDEPEETLASAPAPALLQSSAPIIKSQPPPILNPASSILGPASSVKHPASSSDSSSDSSSESESSTNDLEEERAQRLAELQEQLKAVHEQLAALSQPQASKPKRKEKEKKKDKHKRKGAVEEILEPAIQFPKKTKNNNNSSSNNNNKELLPKKTKKPSKKEGGAVKNNRSSALGPQAAQQPPALQPMSGLGEGLEEDPAAAGAPGEKGKPMSYEEKRQLSLDINKLPGDKLGRVVHIIQSREPSLKNSNPDEIEIDFETLKPSTLRELERYVSSCLRKNKKKVPVAEKTMEAMTAAKTKASSSSDSDSSDSSSSDSDEEKGVAPKQKQKKGHGTNEGKKPHLHHAMSGAGPVPQGHPHAQAPVLQPSIHLKQQQHNPSPATYMAPPPPVTVTALESSQLLENTFDSLPHFGQQPLMHLSQHHHSSSPAVPPHLNAHSAAGPVSPETHPFLNQHPILPNPNPALHNALPQQPSRPSHRAAALPPKPLQQQQPAPQPILQQQQQQLQPQAPPPQHHLPPHILHPTPPQSLQQRPLSPPTLTPQGLLSSQPPQMLLEDDEEVIPPLPQMHLYLQQGQSQGQSQGQSQGRPGQQPHNPQQIMQSLQVRQQQNQAPLLQSVQVQTSSLQPPQLSVQPPQPQSKPIPPSRQILPPHQVARHLQQHAQMGYPSQGPVAQQTGHSDRQAAAGQHKGSMQASAKAQHIIQQQQHPSPRQIKADPYNSGHLRENPSPIMMHSPHLPQYPPITHQSPPHNMQPKKEQRAPPALVALKEEKLPPSPVMRGGEPFSPAMRQDPHKHPDSHSKPSLPGHAQQNVKSMDSSRPVIRSSEPSGPPSSSSSSSSLPDKDKFKQEPKTPIAPKKVQDVKLKNMGSWASLAQKSTSAPLSAVKSSSDSFEQFRRAAREKEEREKALKAQAEQAERDKLRREQEKLRGRDRDDEDVLEPQQQSRRVHEEPRSRRLEQQQHIPAPQPQQQPQAPTPQAQPAALSQPPQAPTPPQPSAQDQQRELARRREQERRRREAMAATIDMNFQSDLMAIFEENLF; encoded by the exons AGAGGCTAGTGAGGAGTGCAATGGAATCAGCGGTGCTCTCTCAGTGGAGTCGTCCGCGCCGCCGTCGAGACTGAACAACTGGTGTCCCGCGGCCACCGCCGCCCCTACCCCAACCCTTGCCCCTGCTCCGGCCCCTGTGCCCGCGCCCCCAGTCACCTCCGCAAGAATGGGGGACGGCCTGGATGCAACCACAGTGCAGATGTCTTCGTCaggcagcagtagcagtagccagGGGGGGCAGCCCCAGCCCTCCACCTACGTACCCACCGTGCCAGAGTTTAACCCACCGCCCCCGGAGTACATCAACCCGTCGCAGCCCAAGCGGCAGACCAACCAGCTGCAGTACCTGCTCAAGGCGGTGCTGAAGACCCTGTGGAAGCACCACTTCTCCTGGCCCTTCCAGGCACCTGTCGACGCCGTCAAACTCAACCTGCCG GACTACTACAAGATTATTAAAGTTCCTATGGATATGGGAACAATCAAGAAGCGACTTGAGAACAGCTACTACTGGAACGCCCAAGAATGTATTCAAGACTTCAACACCATGTTCACCAACTGCTACATTTACAACAAG CCTGGAGATGACATAGTGTTAATGGCTGAGCAGCTGGAGAAGATGTTTCTCCAGAAGATTACTGAGATGCCACAGGACGAGACGGAGATTGCTGTCATGACCGGCAAGGGTCGAGGCCGGGGCCGACGGGAAGGAG GTCTGAACTTGAAGCCAGGCCCGACTATGGATTCTCCGTCCACCACCCCCCAGACACGGGGCTTCTCCAGCCACTCGCCAGGCCCCCAGACCAGAGGACCACCAGTGCAGCAACAGACCCAGGACCAGGggcctccatctctacctcctcaGCCCCTCATGCAGGCCCTGCCCTCCCGCGTGCCCCCAACGCTACCTGTCCACACCCATGCCCACGCGCCACAGCTCGGGGCCCCCTACTCACTGGGCCCGTCGGACCTGCCACTCCAGGCCCCTCCTAAGCTCCCTATCATGACCACCGTGCCTCCTCCCCCCACCCAGACCACCCTGCCCCCGACGTCCATTCAGAGCACCGCCCCCATACTGCAGAACCCCGTGCCCATGGCCAAA CAGAGAAAGAGCCAGAAAAGGAAAGCCGACACGACCACCCCCACGGCCAACGACCAGCTGAGCGAGTCTTCTCCGGCCGAGTCCAAGTCGGGCAAGACGCTGCCGCGACGAGAAAGCGCCAGGCCCACCAAGCTTCTCAAGAAGGAGGCTCCAGACTCCCAGCACCACCTGGGCCTCGGGATAGGTCTCGGTCTCGGGGGACCCGTAGGACCAGGGGTAGGGGCTCATAGCCCCAAGCAGCAGGAGCAGCTACGATACTGCTCCAGCTTGGTCCGAGACATGTTACATAAGAAGCACGCTGCCTACGCCTGGCCCTTCTACAAGCCAGTCGACGTGGACATGCTGGGGCTGCACGACTACCACGACATCATCAAACACCCCATGGACCTCGCCACCGTCAAG GTGAAGCTGGACAACCGGCAATACAGAGACGCCCAGGAGTTTGCTGCCGACGTGCGGTTAATGTTCTCCAACTGCTACAAGTACAACCCACCCGACCACGAGGTGGTGGCGATGGCACGCAAACTACAG gaCGTGTTTGAGATGCGCTTTGCCAAGATGCCAGACGAGCCCGAGGAGACGCTGGCTTCGGCTCCTGCCCCCGCGCTGCTCCAGTCCTCTGCCCCCATCATCAAGTCCCAGCCGCCGCCCATCCTAAACCCCGCCTCCTCCATTCTAGGTCCTGCCTCCTCGGTCAAACACCCCGCTTCCTCCTCGGACAGCTCCAGTGATTCGTCATCGGAGTCGGAATCGTCCACCAACGACTTGGAAGAGGAGAGAGCCCAGAGACTGGCCGAGCTACAGGAACAG cTCAAAGCTGTCCACGAGCAGCTGGCGGCCCTCTCGCAGCCACAGGCCAGCAAACcaaagaggaaagagaaggagaagaagaaagacAAGCACAAAAGGAAAGGAGCGGTGGAGGAGATCCTGGAGCCGGCCATTCAGTTCCCCAAGAAGaccaagaacaacaacaacagcagcagcaacaacaacaacaaggagctCCTGCCCAAGAAGACCAAGAAACCCAG TAAGAAGGAGGGAGGTGCGGTGAAGAACAACCGCTCCTCAGCCCTGGGCCCTCAGGCAGCGCAGCAGCCCCCAGCTCTGCAGCCCATGTCTGGCTTGGGGGAGGGCCTGGAGGAGGACCCGGCTGCAGCCGGAGCCCCCGGGGAGAAGGGTAAGCCCATGTCGTACGAGGAGAAGAGGCAGCTGAGTCTGGACATCAACAAGCTGCCCGGCGACAAGCTGGGTCGTGTGGTCCACATCATCCAGTCCAGAGAGCCCTCGCTGAAGAACTCCAACCCCGACGAGATCGAGATCGACTTTGAGACGCTCAAGCCGTCCACgctgagagagctggagagatacGTGTCGTCGTGCCTCCGCAAGAACAAGAAGAAGGTTCCTG TGGCAGAGAAGACCATGGAGGCCATGACGGCCGCCAAGACCAAGGCCAGCTCCTCCTCTGACTCGGACAGCAGCGACTCCAGCTCCTCAGACAGTGATGAGGAGAAGG GAGTGGCTCCTAAACAGAAACAGAAGAAAGGCCACGGGACCAACGAAGGGAAGAAGCCCCATCTCCACCATGCCATGTCTGGAGCTGGTCCGGTCCCTCAGGGCCACCCTCACGCCCAGGCTCCTGTCCTGCAGCCCAGCATCCACCTGAAGCAACAGCAACATAACCCCTCCCCCGCCACCTACATGGCCCCTCCTCCCCCG GTAACGGTCACGGCGTTGGAGTCCTCCCAGCTGCTGGAGAACACGTTTGATTCGCTGCCCCACTTCGGCCAGCAGCCCCTCATGCACCTGTCCCAGCACCACCACTCCTCGTCGCCTGCCGTGCCCCCCCACCTCAACGCTCATTCCGCAGCAGGGCCCGTGTCCCCGGAGACGCACCCATTTCTCAACCAgcaccccatcctccccaaccctaacccag CTTTGCACAATGCCTTGCCCCAGCAGCCGTCTCGACCCAGCCACAGGGCAGCAGCTCTACCTCCCAAACCCCTCCAGCAGCAGCAACCAGCGCCCCAGCCAatcctacaacaacaacaacaacaacttcaGCCACAAGCCCCTCCACCCCAGCACCACCTCCCGCCCCAcatcctccaccccaccccccctcaGTCCCTGCAGCAGCGGCCCTTGTCCCCCCCCACCCTCACCCCTCAGGGCCTGCTGTCCTCCCAGCCCCCCCAGATGCTCCTGGAGGACGATGAGGAGGTAATTCCACCCTTACCTCAGATGCATCTCTACCTGCAGCAGGGACAGAGCCAGGGACAGAGCCAGGGACAGAGCCAGGGAAGACCTGGCCAGCAACCACACAATCCCCAGCAGATCATGCAGTCTCTCCAGGTTCGCCAACAACAGAACCAGGCTCCCCTCCTGCAGTCTGTACAG GTCCAGACCTCCTCTCTTCAGCCCCCCcagctctcagtccagcctccccagccccagtccaaGCCCATCCCCCCCTCGCGCCAGATCCTACCCCCGCACCAAGTAGCCCGCCACCTGCAGCAGCATGCCCAGATGGGTTACCCCTCCCAGGGGCCGGTGGCACAGCAGACGGGTCACTCAGACAGGCAGGCCGCTGCAGGGCAACACAAGGGGTCAATGCAGGCCTCGGCCAAAGCACAGCACATCATCCAGCAACAGCAACATCCCTCCCCTCGACAGATCAAGGCTGATCCATATAACAGTG GGCACCTGAGGGAGAACCCCTCCCCCATCATGATGcattccccccacctcccccaGTATCCCCCCATAACGCACCAGTCTCCGCCACACAACATGCAGCCCAAGAAA GAGCAGCGTGCACCCCCGGCCCTGGTAGCCTTGAAAGAAGAGAAGTTGCCTCCCTCTCcggtgatgagaggaggagagccctTCAGCCCAGCCATGAGACAAGACCCTCACAAACACCCAGACAGCCACAGCAAGCCCTCTCTACCAGGCCACGCACAGCAGA ATGTGAAGTCGATGGACAGCTCAAGGCCGGTCATCCGTTCCTCAGAGCCCAGcggtcctccctcctcctcctcctcctcctcctccctgccaGACAAGGACAAGTTCAAACAGGAGCCCAAAACGCCCATCGCCCCCAAAAAGGTACAG GATGTGAAACTGAAGAACATGGGTTCGTGGGCCAGCCTGGCCCAGAAGTCCACGTCAGCGCCCTTGTCTGCAGTGAAGTCGTCTAGCGACAGCTTCGAGCAGTTCCGCCGGGCCGcccgggagaaagaggagagagagaaggctctTAAGGCCCAGGCAGAGCAGGCTGAGAGGGACAAACTGCGCCGGGAGCAGGAGAAACTACG aggtcgTGACCGGGATGATGAGGATGTCCTGGAGCCTCAGCAGCAGTCAAGGAGGGTTCATGAGGAGCCTCGAAGCAGACGTCTGGAGCAGCAGCAACACATCCCGGCCCCCCAGCCCCAGCAGCAACCCCAGGCACCAACCCCCCAGGCCCAGCCCGCTGCCCTCTCCCAGCCGCCACAGGCCCCCACACCgccccagccctcagcccagGACCAGCAGAGGGAGCTAGCGCGACGCCgcgagcaggagaggaggaggagagaagcg aTGGCGGCGACCATCGACATGAATTTCCAAAGCGACCTGATGGCCATCTTTGAGGAGAACTTGTTCTGA
- the brd4 gene encoding bromodomain-containing protein 4 isoform X2, producing the protein MDYKMHAKSNDLLDFQTLDALLEKMAHYSSVSVKREASEECNGISGALSVESSAPPSRLNNWCPAATAAPTPTLAPAPAPVPAPPVTSARMGDGLDATTVQMSSSGSSSSSQGGQPQPSTYVPTVPEFNPPPPEYINPSQPKRQTNQLQYLLKAVLKTLWKHHFSWPFQAPVDAVKLNLPDYYKIIKVPMDMGTIKKRLENSYYWNAQECIQDFNTMFTNCYIYNKPGDDIVLMAEQLEKMFLQKITEMPQDETEIAVMTGKGRGRGRREGGLNLKPGPTMDSPSTTPQTRGFSSHSPGPQTRGPPVQQQTQDQGPPSLPPQPLMQALPSRVPPTLPVHTHAHAPQLGAPYSLGPSDLPLQAPPKLPIMTTVPPPPTQTTLPPTSIQSTAPILQNPVPMAKQRKSQKRKADTTTPTANDQLSESSPAESKSGKTLPRRESARPTKLLKKEAPDSQHHLGLGIGLGLGGPVGPGVGAHSPKQQEQLRYCSSLVRDMLHKKHAAYAWPFYKPVDVDMLGLHDYHDIIKHPMDLATVKVKLDNRQYRDAQEFAADVRLMFSNCYKYNPPDHEVVAMARKLQDVFEMRFAKMPDEPEETLASAPAPALLQSSAPIIKSQPPPILNPASSILGPASSVKHPASSSDSSSDSSSESESSTNDLEEERAQRLAELQEQLKAVHEQLAALSQPQASKPKRKEKEKKKDKHKRKGAVEEILEPAIQFPKKTKNNNNSSSNNNNKELLPKKTKKPSKKEGGAVKNNRSSALGPQAAQQPPALQPMSGLGEGLEEDPAAAGAPGEKGKPMSYEEKRQLSLDINKLPGDKLGRVVHIIQSREPSLKNSNPDEIEIDFETLKPSTLRELERYVSSCLRKNKKKVPVAEKTMEAMTAAKTKASSSSDSDSSDSSSSDSDEEKGVAPKQKQKKGHGTNEGKKPHLHHAMSGAGPVPQGHPHAQAPVLQPSIHLKQQQHNPSPATYMAPPPPVTVTALESSQLLENTFDSLPHFGQQPLMHLSQHHHSSSPAVPPHLNAHSAAGPVSPETHPFLNQHPILPNPNPALHNALPQQPSRPSHRAAALPPKPLQQQQPAPQPILQQQQQQLQPQAPPPQHHLPPHILHPTPPQSLQQRPLSPPTLTPQGLLSSQPPQMLLEDDEEVIPPLPQMHLYLQQGQSQGQSQGQSQGRPGQQPHNPQQIMQSLQVRQQQNQAPLLQSVQVQTSSLQPPQLSVQPPQPQSKPIPPSRQILPPHQVARHLQQHAQMGYPSQGPVAQQTGHSDRQAAAGQHKGSMQASAKAQHIIQQQQHPSPRQIKADPYNSGHLRENPSPIMMHSPHLPQYPPITHQSPPHNMQPKKEQRAPPALVALKEEKLPPSPVMRGGEPFSPAMRQDPHKHPDSHSKPSLPGHAQQNVKSMDSSRPVIRSSEPSGPPSSSSSSSSLPDKDKFKQEPKTPIAPKKDVKLKNMGSWASLAQKSTSAPLSAVKSSSDSFEQFRRAAREKEEREKALKAQAEQAERDKLRREQEKLRGRDRDDEDVLEPQQQSRRVHEEPRSRRLEQQQHIPAPQPQQQPQAPTPQAQPAALSQPPQAPTPPQPSAQDQQRELARRREQERRRREAMAATIDMNFQSDLMAIFEENLF; encoded by the exons AGAGGCTAGTGAGGAGTGCAATGGAATCAGCGGTGCTCTCTCAGTGGAGTCGTCCGCGCCGCCGTCGAGACTGAACAACTGGTGTCCCGCGGCCACCGCCGCCCCTACCCCAACCCTTGCCCCTGCTCCGGCCCCTGTGCCCGCGCCCCCAGTCACCTCCGCAAGAATGGGGGACGGCCTGGATGCAACCACAGTGCAGATGTCTTCGTCaggcagcagtagcagtagccagGGGGGGCAGCCCCAGCCCTCCACCTACGTACCCACCGTGCCAGAGTTTAACCCACCGCCCCCGGAGTACATCAACCCGTCGCAGCCCAAGCGGCAGACCAACCAGCTGCAGTACCTGCTCAAGGCGGTGCTGAAGACCCTGTGGAAGCACCACTTCTCCTGGCCCTTCCAGGCACCTGTCGACGCCGTCAAACTCAACCTGCCG GACTACTACAAGATTATTAAAGTTCCTATGGATATGGGAACAATCAAGAAGCGACTTGAGAACAGCTACTACTGGAACGCCCAAGAATGTATTCAAGACTTCAACACCATGTTCACCAACTGCTACATTTACAACAAG CCTGGAGATGACATAGTGTTAATGGCTGAGCAGCTGGAGAAGATGTTTCTCCAGAAGATTACTGAGATGCCACAGGACGAGACGGAGATTGCTGTCATGACCGGCAAGGGTCGAGGCCGGGGCCGACGGGAAGGAG GTCTGAACTTGAAGCCAGGCCCGACTATGGATTCTCCGTCCACCACCCCCCAGACACGGGGCTTCTCCAGCCACTCGCCAGGCCCCCAGACCAGAGGACCACCAGTGCAGCAACAGACCCAGGACCAGGggcctccatctctacctcctcaGCCCCTCATGCAGGCCCTGCCCTCCCGCGTGCCCCCAACGCTACCTGTCCACACCCATGCCCACGCGCCACAGCTCGGGGCCCCCTACTCACTGGGCCCGTCGGACCTGCCACTCCAGGCCCCTCCTAAGCTCCCTATCATGACCACCGTGCCTCCTCCCCCCACCCAGACCACCCTGCCCCCGACGTCCATTCAGAGCACCGCCCCCATACTGCAGAACCCCGTGCCCATGGCCAAA CAGAGAAAGAGCCAGAAAAGGAAAGCCGACACGACCACCCCCACGGCCAACGACCAGCTGAGCGAGTCTTCTCCGGCCGAGTCCAAGTCGGGCAAGACGCTGCCGCGACGAGAAAGCGCCAGGCCCACCAAGCTTCTCAAGAAGGAGGCTCCAGACTCCCAGCACCACCTGGGCCTCGGGATAGGTCTCGGTCTCGGGGGACCCGTAGGACCAGGGGTAGGGGCTCATAGCCCCAAGCAGCAGGAGCAGCTACGATACTGCTCCAGCTTGGTCCGAGACATGTTACATAAGAAGCACGCTGCCTACGCCTGGCCCTTCTACAAGCCAGTCGACGTGGACATGCTGGGGCTGCACGACTACCACGACATCATCAAACACCCCATGGACCTCGCCACCGTCAAG GTGAAGCTGGACAACCGGCAATACAGAGACGCCCAGGAGTTTGCTGCCGACGTGCGGTTAATGTTCTCCAACTGCTACAAGTACAACCCACCCGACCACGAGGTGGTGGCGATGGCACGCAAACTACAG gaCGTGTTTGAGATGCGCTTTGCCAAGATGCCAGACGAGCCCGAGGAGACGCTGGCTTCGGCTCCTGCCCCCGCGCTGCTCCAGTCCTCTGCCCCCATCATCAAGTCCCAGCCGCCGCCCATCCTAAACCCCGCCTCCTCCATTCTAGGTCCTGCCTCCTCGGTCAAACACCCCGCTTCCTCCTCGGACAGCTCCAGTGATTCGTCATCGGAGTCGGAATCGTCCACCAACGACTTGGAAGAGGAGAGAGCCCAGAGACTGGCCGAGCTACAGGAACAG cTCAAAGCTGTCCACGAGCAGCTGGCGGCCCTCTCGCAGCCACAGGCCAGCAAACcaaagaggaaagagaaggagaagaagaaagacAAGCACAAAAGGAAAGGAGCGGTGGAGGAGATCCTGGAGCCGGCCATTCAGTTCCCCAAGAAGaccaagaacaacaacaacagcagcagcaacaacaacaacaaggagctCCTGCCCAAGAAGACCAAGAAACCCAG TAAGAAGGAGGGAGGTGCGGTGAAGAACAACCGCTCCTCAGCCCTGGGCCCTCAGGCAGCGCAGCAGCCCCCAGCTCTGCAGCCCATGTCTGGCTTGGGGGAGGGCCTGGAGGAGGACCCGGCTGCAGCCGGAGCCCCCGGGGAGAAGGGTAAGCCCATGTCGTACGAGGAGAAGAGGCAGCTGAGTCTGGACATCAACAAGCTGCCCGGCGACAAGCTGGGTCGTGTGGTCCACATCATCCAGTCCAGAGAGCCCTCGCTGAAGAACTCCAACCCCGACGAGATCGAGATCGACTTTGAGACGCTCAAGCCGTCCACgctgagagagctggagagatacGTGTCGTCGTGCCTCCGCAAGAACAAGAAGAAGGTTCCTG TGGCAGAGAAGACCATGGAGGCCATGACGGCCGCCAAGACCAAGGCCAGCTCCTCCTCTGACTCGGACAGCAGCGACTCCAGCTCCTCAGACAGTGATGAGGAGAAGG GAGTGGCTCCTAAACAGAAACAGAAGAAAGGCCACGGGACCAACGAAGGGAAGAAGCCCCATCTCCACCATGCCATGTCTGGAGCTGGTCCGGTCCCTCAGGGCCACCCTCACGCCCAGGCTCCTGTCCTGCAGCCCAGCATCCACCTGAAGCAACAGCAACATAACCCCTCCCCCGCCACCTACATGGCCCCTCCTCCCCCG GTAACGGTCACGGCGTTGGAGTCCTCCCAGCTGCTGGAGAACACGTTTGATTCGCTGCCCCACTTCGGCCAGCAGCCCCTCATGCACCTGTCCCAGCACCACCACTCCTCGTCGCCTGCCGTGCCCCCCCACCTCAACGCTCATTCCGCAGCAGGGCCCGTGTCCCCGGAGACGCACCCATTTCTCAACCAgcaccccatcctccccaaccctaacccag CTTTGCACAATGCCTTGCCCCAGCAGCCGTCTCGACCCAGCCACAGGGCAGCAGCTCTACCTCCCAAACCCCTCCAGCAGCAGCAACCAGCGCCCCAGCCAatcctacaacaacaacaacaacaacttcaGCCACAAGCCCCTCCACCCCAGCACCACCTCCCGCCCCAcatcctccaccccaccccccctcaGTCCCTGCAGCAGCGGCCCTTGTCCCCCCCCACCCTCACCCCTCAGGGCCTGCTGTCCTCCCAGCCCCCCCAGATGCTCCTGGAGGACGATGAGGAGGTAATTCCACCCTTACCTCAGATGCATCTCTACCTGCAGCAGGGACAGAGCCAGGGACAGAGCCAGGGACAGAGCCAGGGAAGACCTGGCCAGCAACCACACAATCCCCAGCAGATCATGCAGTCTCTCCAGGTTCGCCAACAACAGAACCAGGCTCCCCTCCTGCAGTCTGTACAG GTCCAGACCTCCTCTCTTCAGCCCCCCcagctctcagtccagcctccccagccccagtccaaGCCCATCCCCCCCTCGCGCCAGATCCTACCCCCGCACCAAGTAGCCCGCCACCTGCAGCAGCATGCCCAGATGGGTTACCCCTCCCAGGGGCCGGTGGCACAGCAGACGGGTCACTCAGACAGGCAGGCCGCTGCAGGGCAACACAAGGGGTCAATGCAGGCCTCGGCCAAAGCACAGCACATCATCCAGCAACAGCAACATCCCTCCCCTCGACAGATCAAGGCTGATCCATATAACAGTG GGCACCTGAGGGAGAACCCCTCCCCCATCATGATGcattccccccacctcccccaGTATCCCCCCATAACGCACCAGTCTCCGCCACACAACATGCAGCCCAAGAAA GAGCAGCGTGCACCCCCGGCCCTGGTAGCCTTGAAAGAAGAGAAGTTGCCTCCCTCTCcggtgatgagaggaggagagccctTCAGCCCAGCCATGAGACAAGACCCTCACAAACACCCAGACAGCCACAGCAAGCCCTCTCTACCAGGCCACGCACAGCAGA ATGTGAAGTCGATGGACAGCTCAAGGCCGGTCATCCGTTCCTCAGAGCCCAGcggtcctccctcctcctcctcctcctcctcctccctgccaGACAAGGACAAGTTCAAACAGGAGCCCAAAACGCCCATCGCCCCCAAAAAG GATGTGAAACTGAAGAACATGGGTTCGTGGGCCAGCCTGGCCCAGAAGTCCACGTCAGCGCCCTTGTCTGCAGTGAAGTCGTCTAGCGACAGCTTCGAGCAGTTCCGCCGGGCCGcccgggagaaagaggagagagagaaggctctTAAGGCCCAGGCAGAGCAGGCTGAGAGGGACAAACTGCGCCGGGAGCAGGAGAAACTACG aggtcgTGACCGGGATGATGAGGATGTCCTGGAGCCTCAGCAGCAGTCAAGGAGGGTTCATGAGGAGCCTCGAAGCAGACGTCTGGAGCAGCAGCAACACATCCCGGCCCCCCAGCCCCAGCAGCAACCCCAGGCACCAACCCCCCAGGCCCAGCCCGCTGCCCTCTCCCAGCCGCCACAGGCCCCCACACCgccccagccctcagcccagGACCAGCAGAGGGAGCTAGCGCGACGCCgcgagcaggagaggaggaggagagaagcg aTGGCGGCGACCATCGACATGAATTTCCAAAGCGACCTGATGGCCATCTTTGAGGAGAACTTGTTCTGA